Part of the Paenibacillus guangzhouensis genome is shown below.
TATAGACGTTGATCTTACCGCCTACGACGTCAGCGATCCGTTCATTACTGGATTTCCATGTCGCTTTCTTCGAAATATCCTTATCTTCCGAACCATCGATAAATGTCGCGCTGACGACAATGTCTTTCGTTTTCTCAGCTAATAACATCGATATTTCTGGTGTTGGCGTATCGAGTCGGCGTACGACGTCAACATTGACCTCGATCGTTACGGATTGATTGCCGAATTTCGCCGTAACGGTAGTCGTACCTGAATCATGGCCTGTAATGACGCCGTTCGAGACGGTCGCGATTTTATTGTTGGCTGTGGTCCATTCTGCTTTGCTAGCAACTTTATCATCTGTATTACCATTTAAATAGTTAGCTGTAAGGACGACCGCTTGCGTCATGTTGGATCGAAGATCGACTCGTTGCAAATCAGCGGTCAGTGAGTTTACTTTTTTCGTTACATTAACTTCTAAAGTCTTGACCTGCGGATTTGTTCCTCCGATCGGGAACGAACCGCTAATCATTGTGGTGCCTTCGTTCACAGCGGTAATTACGCCGTTATTAATGGTGGCAACGTTCGTATTACCACTCTTCCATTCCGTTGCGAGAGTTACGTCTTTGGAGCTTCCATCGGAATAGACTGCGGTTGCTTTGACTGTCTGCGTATTTCCTGTTTCGATGGAAATGTTCGTACTGGAGAAAACCAAATTCACTAGATACACCGGATCAGCTGCCGCCGCCGGCTTCGCCCAACTTACCATACCGAGCATCAAGATCATACATAGCAATACTTTAAGCTGTTTCAATCGTCTGTCCTCCTATATCCGAGTCTTTATACTCCTTTATCGGCTGGAAAACGCGAAAAATTGATACGAATCGACATTTTGTGTAATTTTAACATTTTGCGTCAGAGTTGAACTCTGGGGCGGTAATGGGTATATTTATTTAATATATGTAGGAATGCAATAGATGAAAGGATGGTCAGGATGGAGAACGATAACAAGTCAACATCATCGAATAATTTTATTAAAAATATAGTGAGTGATGATCTGCAGAGCGGCCGCGTCCAAGAGATCATTACCCGTTTTCCTCCGGAACCGAACGGTTATCTGCACATTGGACATGCGAAGTCGATCTGTCTGAACTTCGAACTTGCGGATGAGTATAAAGGGAAGACTAATCTGCGTTTTGATGACACGAACCCGGTCAAAGAAGATACGGAATACGTTGAAGCGATCAAGGAAGACGTGAAATGGCTCGGATTCGATTGGGATGGATTGTTCTTCGCATCGGATTATTTCGATGAGATGTATAATCGTGCGGTATTGCTCATTAAGAAAGGGAAAGCTTTCGTCTGCGATCTGACACCGGAGCAAATGCGTGAGTACCGCGGTACGCTTACTGAGCCGGGTAAAGACAGCCCTTATCGTACGCGTTCCGTTGAAGAAAACTTAGATTTATTCACACGTATGCGTAACGGCGAGTTCGCGAATGGTGAGAAAGTATTGCGCGCCAAAATCGATATGAGCTCTCCGAATATCAACCTGCGTGACCCTATTATTTATCGAATCTCACACACAGAGCATCACAATACAGGCGATAAATGGTGCATCTATCCGATGTACGCTTATGCGCATCCGCTCGAGGATGCGATTGAAGGTGTAACGCACTCGATTTGTACTTTGGAGTTCGAAGATCAACGTCCATTGTACGATTGGGTCGTAGCGGAATGCGAGATGGAGCATGTTCCGCATCAATATGAGTTCGCACGTCTGAACTTAACGAATACGATTATGAGTAAACGGTATTTGAAGCAGCTGGTGGACGAAGGGCATGTTGTCGGATGGGACGACCCTCGGATGCCGACGATCTCCGGTCTTCGCCGCCGCGGCTATACGCCGGAGTCCATTCGTGAGTTCTGCCGCAGCATCGGCGTCGCAAGAAGCAACGCGGAAGTCGATTCGAGACAGCTCGACTTCTTCATCCGTGAGGACTTGAAGTTGAAGGCGCCTCGTACGATGGCCGTCGTTAGACCGCTCAAGGTTGTCATCACGAACTATCCTGAGGGCCAAGTAGAGATGCTGGAAGCGGAAAATAACGTGGAAAATCCAGAAATGGGCAACCGTCAAATTCCGTTCTCTCGTGAAATTTATATTGAACAAGATGACTTCATGGAGGTTCCTCCTGCGAAATATCATCGTCTATATCCTGGGAACGAAGTGCGCTTGAAGCATGCTTATTTCATCACTTGCAACGAAGTGGTGAAGGATGCCGAAGGCAACGTGGTCGAACTGCATTGTACGTACGATCCGGAGACGAAGAGCGGCAGCGGATTTACAGGCCGCAAAGTCAAAGGGACGATTCACTGGGTCGAAGCGACGCAAGCCCGACCAGCGGAATTCCGCCTCTATGAGCCTTTGATGCTGCCGGAAGAAGAGCGCACAGGCGAGACATTCATCGAGAATCTGAATCCGGGATCCGTGGAGACGGTTCAAGGATTCGTCGAAGCAAATATGTCGGAAGCCAAAGGGCAAGATAAATTCCAATTTTTCCGTCACGGCTATTTCAATGTGGATCCGAAGGATTCGACGGCTGACAAAATCGTATTTAACTTGATTGTGTCGCTGAAGAGCTCGTTCGATGTGAAAAAGTAAAAGAAAGCGGAAGTGAAGGCAGCTGCGAGTGCAGCTGCCTTTCTTTTTGGTATGCACGTGTCCTCATCTAGACCCCAGCCGATCGTCAAACATATCCCAAAACTACACGTATCATCCTTGCAGACAAAAAAACCTGTGCTCCGCAGAGCACAGGCTGTATGCTGCATTACATCAGTATTTTAGAAGCGACCTCGGCAAGATCCTTGATGTCAATCACACCGTCTCCGTTCAGATCAGCTTGCTTCACTTGCGCCCAGTCCGGGCTGCCGGCATGCTTGCCGTAGTTCGCAGCGACGATGGCCAGATCTCCAATGGTCACTTTCTGGTCATGGTTCAAATCCCCCGGCATACCTGGTTTGACGGCACGCACAAGGACACTCACTTCCGTGTTCTCCACCGTTCGCTCCGTACCCTCTTGATCTCCTAGAATCGCGCTCGTAACCGATATGACGCCGGTCTTCTGCGTGGTCAGGTCCTTCGCGCGGAACGTCAGTCCGATGATCTGCTCGTCGCCGTAGACGGCGTTCGTCACGCCTTGGCTCGCGATAATCATCCGCAGCTGCCCTGTTGATTGTTTTACTGGCTTAATCAGCGAGATACCAGGGAGTAAGGAAGCGGCGTCGCGGAATTCCATCGCTTGATCGTCGTACGTAATCGTAATATCCTGTGCGACGGCAGCTTCCGTCACGTGATTCAGGCCAAACGAGATGGTAAACTCCTCGCCAGCCTCCACGGCATCTTGATCGCTTATAAGTGAGGTTGAGGTGGATTCCACAGGCGCAGCAGCGGTAATCTCCATCACAGGACGGTAGACGGCATTTCCGTTCTCTTTGGAGGCATAACTAACATCCCCGTTCGAACCGTAGTTCATCTTGGATTGAATCAGCAATGCCAGCTTCTTATCCCCCGTTAACGCAGCATTCACGAGCGCAGTCACATTGAGCTGAGCAGCGACGCCAGCGCTTGGTGCTGTCCAACTCGCGACAATCTCTCCACCAGCAGGCTTGTTGTTCCATGTTAGAGTCGATTCCTTCCAGTTGTGGTCGCTGACAAGCAGGGCTTGATGCGTCATATCCGCGACGCGCGTGCCAAGAGACGTCAACGAGAGATTCGCCTCCTGCACGGGGCCGACAACAGAAGACAGATCGAACATGATGTACGACTGACGTGAATACCCTGTACCGTCTTGCTTCACGATCAAGCTTCCATCCGTACCGTAGTTGGAGCTCGCATAAGTGCCATCCCGTACAAAGGCATCGGCCACTGGCGATAGCGAAGCCGACCAGGTTGGTTGTGTGGAGAGCTCGTTGGATGCCGGGCTCTCCCCGGATGCGTTGATGGCCGATACGGCGAAATAATATGTCTTGCCGTTCGTCAGACCTGTGACGGTATACGTATTCTCCGCCCCCACCGAAGTGACGTCGATAGTCTGTGTGTACATGCCAGGTTTTGTACCGTATTTGACCCGGTACCCGGCAGCGCCGCTGACGCCCGTCCATTGCAATTCCACTTGGGACATGCTGCCTTTCGCTTCGTTCAAGACGGGTGCAGCGGGAAGCGTAGTCGCACCGAGATTCAGTACGGCCGACAACGACCTGCCGAAAGCGCCAGCCGTGTTCACCGTTAATTTAATCGTTGGCTGCAGTTGGGTAATTTGGATTCTTGGATCGAGAGATACAACGCTGGCAGCAGGCTTATGAATCTCCAATTGAATGGAGCCTGTATTCGCCTTCGTTGGATCGGAAATTCCGATATGGAGCTGACCATCTTTCACTTGGGTCGTGACGGATGCCTTCTTGTCACTTGTCAGCAAGGGTTGACCGTTCCGAGAGATCGTCTTCACGGCATCATTCCAGAAATTCGCGCCGGTCGCATGCAGTTTCGTATCCATTACCGCTTGCGCCTCG
Proteins encoded:
- a CDS encoding glutamine--tRNA ligase/YqeY domain fusion protein; the protein is MENDNKSTSSNNFIKNIVSDDLQSGRVQEIITRFPPEPNGYLHIGHAKSICLNFELADEYKGKTNLRFDDTNPVKEDTEYVEAIKEDVKWLGFDWDGLFFASDYFDEMYNRAVLLIKKGKAFVCDLTPEQMREYRGTLTEPGKDSPYRTRSVEENLDLFTRMRNGEFANGEKVLRAKIDMSSPNINLRDPIIYRISHTEHHNTGDKWCIYPMYAYAHPLEDAIEGVTHSICTLEFEDQRPLYDWVVAECEMEHVPHQYEFARLNLTNTIMSKRYLKQLVDEGHVVGWDDPRMPTISGLRRRGYTPESIREFCRSIGVARSNAEVDSRQLDFFIREDLKLKAPRTMAVVRPLKVVITNYPEGQVEMLEAENNVENPEMGNRQIPFSREIYIEQDDFMEVPPAKYHRLYPGNEVRLKHAYFITCNEVVKDAEGNVVELHCTYDPETKSGSGFTGRKVKGTIHWVEATQARPAEFRLYEPLMLPEEERTGETFIENLNPGSVETVQGFVEANMSEAKGQDKFQFFRHGYFNVDPKDSTADKIVFNLIVSLKSSFDVKK